A DNA window from Trichosurus vulpecula isolate mTriVul1 chromosome 2, mTriVul1.pri, whole genome shotgun sequence contains the following coding sequences:
- the LOC118838724 gene encoding kallikrein-6-like, which translates to MVMELLMFALILVTTAWAEATDKVVGSKGYGCSVGQRPYQVALFYSNHLLCGGVLIHPQWVLTAAHCQKPRLQVLLGKYNIRQWEQSQQLSTVFQAIPHPAYDRVRHDNDIMLLKLPRPMTMSSYIQPLTLPWESDCTDNSTSPCVISGWGKTDAQGHYPDTLQCASIHLVPHKTCQQAYPNQITANMVCAGEQKSGTDSCQGDSGGPLVCQGRLRGLVSWGEVPCGSTQKPGVYTDVCRYGDWIQRTIQAH; encoded by the exons ATGGTCATGGAACTGTTGATGTTTGCCTTGATACTGGTGACTACAG CCTGGGCTGAAGCAACGGACAAGGTTGTGGGATCCAAAGGCTACGGCTGTAGTGTGGGACAACGCCCCTACCAGGTTGCTCTCTTCTATTCCAACCACTTGCTGTGTGGCGGAGTCCTCATACACCCCCAGTGGGTTCTTACTGCTGCTCACTGTCAAAAACC GAGACTACAGGTCCTCCTGGGCAAGTACAACATTCGGCAGTGGGAGCAAAGTCAGCAGCTGAGCACAGTCTTCCAGGCTATCCCACATCCAGCCTATGATAGAGTTCGACATGATAATGACATCATGTTGTTGAAGCTACCTCGGCCCATGACTATGTCTTCCTATATCCAGCCTCTGACTCTTCCTTGGGAATCAGACTGCACAGACAATTCCACTTCACCCTGTGTCATCTCTGGCTGGGGCAAGACAGATGCCCAGG GCCATTACCCAGACACACTCCAATGTGCCTCCATTCACCTGGTACCTCATAAGACCTGCCAACAGGCCTATCCCAACCAGATTACTGCCAATATGGTGTGTGCAGGAGAACAGAAGAGTGGAACAGACTCCTGCCAG GGTGATTCTGGGGGACCCCTAGTGTGTCAGGGACGTCTTCGTGGTCTAGTGTCCTGGGGGGAGGTTCCCTGTGGCTCAACCCAGAAGCCAGGAGTCTACACTGATGTGTGCCGATACGGTGACTGGATCCAAAGAACAATTCAAGCCCACTGA
- the KLK5 gene encoding kallikrein-5: protein MMRPVHSPWAWISALLMSALIMGDPDLRGQKKGSSLGNQACQEYRNRQQTGSGHQVESRQDDKVDRDNESRILNGRDCEPQTQPWQAALFLKPESLFCGAVLVHPQWVLTAAHCQKPSYVVLLGRYHLHGFEAGQKILRGIQSFPHPNYTRPAHSNDLMLIKLNQKVLDTKGIKPINISTQAPTAGAECLVSGWGTTSSPQVHYPQVLQCLDIKILSQEACQKAYPGEINSSMFCAGDEEGRDSCQGDSGGPVVCNGTLQGLVSWGDVPCGKPNRPGVYTNLYPFNKWIKDTIKNN, encoded by the exons ATGATGCGTCCAGTGCATTCCCCTTGGGCCTGGATCTCAGCACTCCTGATGTCAGCTCTGATCATGGGAGACCCAGATCTGAGAG GCCAGAAGAAGGGGTCCAGCCTGGGGAACCAGGCTTGCCAGGAATATAGGAACCGCCAGCAAACTGGGAGTGGACATCAGGTGGAGAGCCGTCAGGACGATAAAGTCGATCGCGATAATGAGAGTCGAATCTTAAATGGCAGAGACTGTGAACCCCAAACCCAACCCTGGCAGGCAGCTTTGTTTCTGAAACCAGAAAGCCTCTTTTGTGGGGCAGTGCTGGTTCATCCCCAGTGGGTGCTCACTGCTGCACATTGCCAGAAACC GTCCTATGTTGTTTTACTGGGCCGGTATCATCTCCATGGTTTTGAGGCAGGCCAGAAGATTCTCCGTGGCATCcagtccttcccccaccccaactataCCCGGCCAGCTCACTCTAATGATCTCATGCTAATAAAATTGAACCAAAAGGTCTTGGACACAAAAGGCATCAAACCCATCAATATCTCAACTCAGGCCCCAACTGCTGGGGCCGAGTGCCTCGTCTCAGGCTGGGGGACCACCAGCAGCCCTCAAG TCCACTATCCTCAGGTCCTGCAGTGTCTTGACATCAAGATCCTGTCTCAGGAGGCCTGCCAGAAGGCCTACCCTGGGGAGATCAATTCTAGCATGTTCTGTGCTGGAGATgaagagggcagggactcttgtCAG GGTGACTCTGGGGGCCCTGTGGTCTGCAATGGAACGCTGCAGGGACTGGTATCCTGGGGAGATGTTCCCTGTGGAAAGCCCAACAGGCCTGGGGTCTACACCAACCTCTACCCATTCAACAAGTGGATCAAAGACACCATCAAAAACAACTGA
- the LOC118836388 gene encoding kallikrein-15-like yields MHRLLTFFCLLTVTASQDSGKVVGGEECRPHSQPWQAALFEGSRFNCGASLISSQWLLTAAHCITGNMRVRLGEHNLRVWEGVEQLRGVAYAFPHPRYKNRGHHDDIMLLRLTRPASLSSSVRPVALPTRCPRHGEQCVVSGWGLVAETKDGGRRDQGDRAAVPTVKLPDTLHCANISIISTASCDKDYRGQVTDTMVCAGVAGGGTDSCEGDSGGPLVCGGMLQGIVSWGDVPCDTTAKPGVYTKVCKYLGWIRDVMKKY; encoded by the exons ATGCATCGGCTCCTCacctttttctgcctcctgaCAGTCACAG CGTCACAGGACAGTGGCAAGGTCGTAGGTGGGGAGGAGTGTCGCCCCCACTCCCAGCCATGGCAGGCAGCGCTCTTCGAAGGGAGTCGCTTCAACTGCGGGGCTTCCCTCATCTCCAGCCAGTGGCTGCTTACCGCTGCCCACTGCATCACCGG CAATATGCGGGTCCGGCTCGGAGAGCACAACCTCCGCGTGTGGGAAGGCGTGGAGCAGCTGAGGGGCGTGGCCTATGCTTTCCCCCACCCTCGCTACAAGAATCGTGGCCACCACGATGACATCATGCTCCTCCGCTTGACCCGACCGGCCAGTCTGTCGAGCAGCGTCCGGCCGGTGGCCCTGCCCACCCGCTGCCCCCGTCATGGGGAACAGTGCGTGGTCTCCGGCTGGGGCCTGGTGGCCGAAACCAAGGACGGGGGCCGGAGAGACCAGGGAGACCGAG CTGCTGTGCCCACAGTGAAGCTCCCAGACACTCTGCACTGCGCTAACATCAGCATCATATCAACTGCTTCCTGTGACAAAGACTATCGTGGGCAGGTGACAGATACCATGGTGTGCGCTGGTGTTGCGGGAGGAGGCACCGACTCATGCGAG GGTGACTCAGGAGGCCCTCTGGTCTGTGGGGGAATGCTGCAGGGTATTGTCTCATGGGGTGATGTCCCTTGTGATACCACTGCCAAGCCAGGGGTCTACACCAAAGTATGCAAATACTTGGGTTGGATTCGGGACGTAATGAAGAAGTATTGA